One genomic window of Dysgonomonadaceae bacterium PH5-43 includes the following:
- a CDS encoding hypothetical protein (product_source=Hypo-rule applied; cath_funfam=2.60.40.10,2.60.40.1120; pfam=PF13620,PF19190; smart=SM00060; superfamily=49265) translates to MKKNIQFYLGVIIIFISSCVSDEIASTGSVTGIIKDASTTQPLQGCLVTLSPSGKAVSTGSDGLYSFSDLSPETYSIEIQKTGYAAEKKETTITAGNVNKVDVFLIKETEGLSVTPEVLNFGELETSKEFYISNKTTSSSISYTIKANADWIYLSSTEGVVSSNTSKIKVVIERESLSIGEYEKGLSITSPVGEVIVPVIVKQVEKTTPKIGIGDFDNITESSFSVKGIIHSTGGLKITSHGHCWSENELPTIEGSSKTNFGDTEEIGDFTSQITQLITGKTYYVRAYAVNSKGVSYSEQISITMPYISIPMLNTKAATGITSEKAFLNGEVLNNGGSNITEYGFYYGITENPTTKNIIEGNIADFKIVVENLIPGQTYYYKAYAINAKGIGYGEILTFKTRQEGSSTETSPPTKPIISNISGNSATAISSISLSSNDIIIEAGMECSKDYYFRNSKGYKKFPGTVQEDGTLTVRLTDLYQDFMYDGSFVRAYIITEEKGELISKETYFSFKW, encoded by the coding sequence ATGAAAAAAAATATTCAATTTTATTTAGGAGTTATAATTATATTTATTTCATCGTGTGTAAGCGATGAAATTGCATCCACAGGCTCTGTAACAGGAATAATAAAAGACGCATCTACAACTCAACCTTTACAGGGGTGTTTAGTTACACTTTCTCCCTCTGGGAAAGCTGTTTCAACGGGGAGCGATGGTTTATATTCTTTTAGCGACTTATCCCCTGAAACATATTCAATAGAAATACAAAAGACAGGATATGCGGCAGAAAAGAAAGAGACGACAATAACTGCTGGGAATGTCAATAAAGTAGATGTTTTTTTAATTAAAGAAACGGAGGGTCTATCGGTAACTCCAGAAGTGTTAAACTTTGGAGAATTGGAAACAAGCAAAGAGTTTTATATATCCAATAAAACAACATCGTCAAGTATTTCATATACCATAAAAGCAAATGCTGATTGGATTTATCTGAGTTCTACTGAAGGAGTAGTGAGCTCTAATACAAGCAAAATCAAGGTTGTTATCGAGCGAGAATCACTTAGCATTGGGGAATATGAAAAAGGTTTGAGTATCACTTCTCCTGTAGGTGAAGTAATTGTTCCTGTCATTGTCAAACAAGTCGAAAAAACTACACCAAAAATTGGTATTGGAGATTTTGACAACATCACAGAAAGCTCATTTTCTGTCAAAGGAATTATACATAGTACAGGAGGACTAAAAATAACGAGTCATGGTCATTGCTGGTCTGAAAATGAATTACCGACTATCGAAGGTTCATCTAAAACGAATTTTGGAGATACAGAAGAAATTGGAGATTTCACAAGTCAAATTACTCAATTAATAACGGGTAAAACTTATTATGTAAGAGCTTATGCTGTTAATAGCAAAGGAGTTTCCTATAGCGAACAAATATCTATTACAATGCCTTATATCAGTATTCCTATGTTAAACACAAAGGCAGCTACAGGTATAACTTCTGAGAAGGCTTTTTTAAATGGGGAAGTATTAAATAATGGAGGTAGTAATATTACAGAATATGGCTTTTATTATGGTATAACTGAAAATCCTACAACAAAAAATATAATAGAAGGTAATATTGCTGATTTCAAAATAGTTGTAGAAAACTTAATTCCTGGACAAACCTATTATTATAAGGCATATGCTATTAATGCTAAAGGTATAGGATATGGAGAAATATTAACTTTCAAAACAAGGCAGGAAGGTAGTTCAACAGAAACAAGTCCTCCTACAAAACCGATTATTTCCAATATATCAGGAAACTCAGCAACAGCAATATCTTCCATTTCTTTAAGTTCTAATGATATAATTATAGAAGCAGGGATGGAATGTAGTAAGGATTATTATTTCCGAAACTCAAAAGGATATAAAAAATTCCCAGGTACAGTGCAGGAAGATGGAACTTTAACCGTGAGATTAACGGATTTATATCAGGATTTCATGTATGACGGTTCATTTGTTCGTGCATATATTATTACAGAAGAGAAAGGGGAGTTGATTAGTAAAGAAACCTATTTTAGTTTTAAATGGTAA
- a CDS encoding hypothetical protein (product_source=Hypo-rule applied; cath_funfam=1.20.1560.10; pfam=PF04505; superfamily=90123; transmembrane_helix_parts=Inside_1_19,TMhelix_20_42,Outside_43_66,TMhelix_67_89,Inside_90_101), which translates to MEYYDYSNNAPQRQKPNNYLVWAILSTVLCCLPFGVVSIVYATQVDNLWNSGKYDLAENAAQKAKTWFFVALGSGLVVGILYMIYIIFFATMLFSTENFPY; encoded by the coding sequence ATGGAATATTACGATTACAGCAATAATGCTCCTCAACGTCAGAAACCAAATAATTATTTGGTATGGGCAATTTTATCTACTGTGCTATGCTGCTTACCTTTCGGTGTAGTCTCTATAGTTTATGCTACACAAGTTGACAATCTGTGGAACTCAGGGAAATATGACTTAGCAGAAAATGCTGCACAAAAAGCAAAGACTTGGTTTTTTGTTGCATTAGGTTCTGGACTTGTAGTTGGGATTTTATATATGATATACATAATATTCTTCGCAACTATGCTTTTTTCAACAGAGAACTTCCCTTATTAA